CCGGGCAAGCAAGAATTTTTGTATCCTCGCAGTAAATACTATGGGAAATTTAGCCCCGAGAATCTGGCATTCAATGCCAACCTGCAAGAATTTTCTCAACGAATCAGTTATCTCTGTTCCTTGGAAGTTGGTGGAAAACTAACTCCCTATGAGGCTTATGAAGGGATTAAAGAGGCATGGGAAACCCTCAATCGTAGTAGAGCGGGCCTGCATATTGGTGACCCCTAGGAACATACTAAGTCCAGCTTGAGATGGGCTGGATACCGTGGTGAAGGAGTGGGCCTGCGGTTTGCCGGTCAGGGTAAGAGATGATTTGCAAACCGCGAAAACAGTAGTCAGAGCAAAGCCTTCAGAAACATTGCGAACTCTCCTGAAAGATCGCTATAAGCCCTGAGAACAGCTCTTTAGATCTCGCTACTGGGGTAGATGCTGGGTTATACCAATTCTTTGAGATAGTGCTACAGATGTTCCTTATGCCCGTGCAGGCTGCGCCTATGACTCCGCTCAAGGAACGTCGGCTGAGCGAAGTCGTTCACGAAGTGTCTCCCAGCGGGAGAAAGCTGACTTGTATGTGTAGCGAGGGCTTCTTCTCCGGTCTCGTCTGTCGCAATTGCCCGTTGCTCCTCTGCAGCCTCTCTGGCCCGCTCTTGTTGCTGTCGCTGGAACCAAAACCCCAGCAGCGCCAAGACTACGGGGACCCCTAACAAACT
This portion of the Halomicronema hongdechloris C2206 genome encodes:
- a CDS encoding DUF7219 family protein, with product MMHPDEMRPPGKQEFLYPRSKYYGKFSPENLAFNANLQEFSQRISYLCSLEVGGKLTPYEAYEGIKEAWETLNRSRAGLHIGDP